The Anguilla anguilla isolate fAngAng1 chromosome 4, fAngAng1.pri, whole genome shotgun sequence genome has a window encoding:
- the cul2 gene encoding cullin-2, with amino-acid sequence MSLKPRVVDFDETWNKLLTTIKAVVMLDYVERATWNDRFSDIYALCVAYPEPLGERLYTETKIFLENHVRQLYKKVLESEEKVLGMYHRYWEEYSKGADYMDCLYRYLNTQFIKKNKLTEADLQYGYGGVDMNEPLMEIGELALDMWRKLMIEPLQAVLIRMLLNEIKNDRCGEDPNQKVIHGVINSFVHVEQYKKKFPLKFYQEIFEGPFLTKTGEYYKQEASNLLQESNCSQYMEKVLGRLKDEEVRCRKYLHPSSYAKVIHECQQRMVADHLQFLHGECQNITRQERRDDMANMYTLLRAVSSGLPHMIQELQIHIHDEGLRATSNLSQESMPTQFVESVLEVHSKFVQLINTVLNGDQHFMSALDKALTSVVNYREPKSISKAPELLAKYCDNLLKKSAKGMTENEVEDKLTSFITVFKYIDDKDVFQKFYARMLAKRLIHGLSLSMDSEEAMINKLKQACGYEFTSKLHRMYTDMSVSADLNNKFNNFIKTQETVVDLGISFQIYVLQAGAWPLTHVPSSTFAIPQELEKSVHMFELFYNQHFSGRKLTWLHYLCTGEVKMNYLSKPYVAMVTTYQMAVLLAFNNGETVSYKELQDSTQMNEKELLKTIKSLLDVKMVNHDSEKEDIEAESTFSLNMTFTSKRTKFKITTSMQKDTPQEIEQTRSAVDEDRKMYLQAAIVRIMKARKVLRHNALIQEVINQSKARFSPSISMIKKCIEVLIDKQYIERSQSSADEYSYVA; translated from the exons ATGTCCCTAAAGCCGCGGGTGGTGGATTTTGACGAGACGTGGAACAAGCTTCTGACGACAATCAAAGCAGTGGTGATGCTTGATTATGTGGAGAGGGCCACCTGGAACGACCGCTTCTC TGACATATATGCATTGTGTGTAGCTTACCCTGAGCCCCTGGGGGAAAGATTATACACCGAGACAAAAATATTCCTGGAAAACCATGTTCGGCAGTTGTACAAG aaagtgCTGGAGTCGGAGGAGAAGGTTCTTGGGATGTATCACAGATACTGGGAAGAGTACAGCAAAGGAGCAGACTACATGGATTGTTTGTACAG GTACCTCAACACACAGTTcatcaagaaaaacaaactgactGAGGCAGACCTGCAATACGGTTACGGAGGGGTGGACATGAACGAGCCGCTGATGGAGATAGGAGAG CTCGCTCTGGACATGTGGAGGAAATTGATGATCGAGCCCCTGCAGGCCGTCCTGATCCGGATGCTGCTGAACGAGATCAAAAA TGACCGCTGTGGTGAAGACCCGAATCAGAAAGTAATCCATGGGGTTATCAACTCCTTTGTTCATGTTGAACAGTACAAGAAAAAGTTTCCTCTCAAG ttttatcAGGAAATCTTCGAGGGGCCGTTCCTGACGAAAACAGGAGAATATTACAAACAGGAAGCTTCCAATCTACTGCAAGAGTCAAACTGCTCACAGTATATGGAAAAG GTTTTAGGCCGGTTGAAAGATGAAGAAGTGCGATGTCGGAAGTACCTGCACCCCAGCTCTTATGCCAAAGTGATTCACGAATGCCAGCAGAGGATGGTGGCCGACCACCTGCAGTTCCTGCACGGAGAGTGCCAGAACATCACCcggcaggagaggagagacg ACATGGCCAACATGTACACACTGCTGCGGGCAGTCTCCAGCGGGCTACCTCACATGATCCAGGAGCTCCAGATACACATCCACGACGAGGGCCTCCGGGCCACCAGTAACCTCTCTCAGGAAAGC ATGCCAACCCAGTTTGTGGAGTCTGTGTTAGAGGTTCACAGTAAATTTGTTCAGCTCATTAACACCGTCCTGAATGGAGATCAGCACTTTATGAGCGCACTTGATAAG GCATTGACGTCAGTGGTGAATTACAGAGAGCCAAAATCCATAAGCAAAGCCCCTGAACTG CTCGCCAAGTACTGTGACAATCTGCTAAAGAAGTCCGCTAAGGGAATGACGGAAAACGAGGTGGAGGATAAGCTGACCAGCTTCATCACAGTGTTCAAGTACATCGACGACAAGGACGTCTTTCAGAAG TTTTATGCAAGAATGCTGGCAAAGAGATTGATCCACGGCCTCTCACTCTCCATGGACTCGGAGGAAGCCATGATCAACAAACTGAAG caaGCGTGCGGGTACGAGTTCACCAGCAAACTGCACCGCATGTACACAGACATGAGCGTCAGCGCCGACCTCAACAACAAATTCAACAACTTCATCAAGACGCAAGAGACCGTCGTGGACCTGGGAATCAGCTTCCAGATCTATGTTCTACAG GCTGGCGCCTGGCCGCTCACGCACGTCCCGTCTTCGACCTTCGCCATCCcccaggagctggagaagagcGTTCACATG tttgaattattttacaACCAGCACTTCAGTGGGAGGAAGTTGACCTGGCTGCactatctctgcactg GGGAGGTGAAGATGAACTATCTCTCCAAGCCCTATGTGGCCATGGTGACCACCTACCAGATGGCCGTCCTGCTGGCCTTCAACAACGGCGAGACGGTGAGCTACAAGGAGCTCCAGGACAGCACACAGATGAACGAGAAGGAGCTCCTGAAGACCATCAAGTCCCTGCTGGACGTCAAGATGGTCAACCACGACTCTGAAAAG GAGGACATAGAGGCAGAATCTACATTTTCTCTAAATATGACCTTCACCAGTAAAAGGACAAAGTTTAAGATCACTACATCCATGCAGAAGGACACACCACAG GAAATCGAGCAGACGAGGAGCGCCGTGGACGAGGACCGGAAGATGTACCTACAAGCTGCTATAGTCCGAATCATGAAGGCGCGCAAAGTATTGAGACACAACGCGCTAATACAGGAG gtGATAAACCAGTCCAAAGCCCGGTTCAGCCCCAGCATCAGCATGATAAAGAAGTGCATCGAGGTGCTGATCGACAAGCAGTACATCGAGCGGAGCCAGAGCTCGGCGGACGAGTACAGCTACGTGGCGTGA